Proteins found in one Acinetobacter sp. XH1741 genomic segment:
- the ssuC gene encoding aliphatic sulfonate ABC transporter permease SsuC, with the protein MSKDVNIVSRGTRQIGQRLLPWIFPIVLLVIWQIASSSGLLESRILPAPTAVVSAFWHLLVSGELWHHVKVSAGRALLGLLVGGGLGLLLGLLNGSSRFASTLLDTTLQMIRNIPALALIPLVILWFGIDETAKLFLVAVGVFFPIYINTYHGIRSVDPQLIEMGKSYGLSRWQLYKEIILPGAMPSILVGLRFALGLVWVLLIVAETISAQAGIGYMTMNAREFLQTDVVLVGILLYALLGKLADVLAQVLERYLLRWHAGYQK; encoded by the coding sequence ATGAGTAAAGATGTAAACATTGTTTCACGTGGAACAAGACAAATCGGGCAGCGTTTGCTGCCTTGGATTTTTCCTATTGTTTTATTGGTTATTTGGCAAATTGCATCAAGTTCGGGACTTTTAGAAAGTCGTATTTTGCCGGCCCCTACTGCTGTGGTGTCTGCTTTCTGGCATCTTTTGGTGAGCGGAGAACTATGGCATCACGTCAAAGTAAGTGCGGGTCGTGCCTTGCTTGGGCTTTTGGTGGGCGGCGGTTTAGGTTTGCTATTGGGTTTACTAAACGGCTCTTCGCGTTTTGCCTCGACCCTACTCGATACCACCTTACAAATGATTCGTAATATTCCGGCTCTTGCGCTTATTCCACTGGTAATTTTGTGGTTCGGTATTGATGAAACAGCCAAATTATTCTTAGTGGCAGTCGGGGTCTTCTTCCCTATTTATATCAATACCTATCACGGTATCCGTTCAGTCGACCCACAATTGATTGAGATGGGTAAAAGCTATGGTCTTTCTCGCTGGCAACTCTACAAAGAAATCATTTTACCGGGTGCGATGCCTTCTATTTTAGTCGGTTTACGCTTTGCTTTAGGCTTGGTTTGGGTGCTACTCATTGTAGCCGAAACTATTTCAGCACAAGCAGGTATTGGCTATATGACTATGAATGCACGAGAGTTTTTACAAACAGATGTTGTGCTGGTTGGTATTCTTCTTTATGCCCTATTAGGTAAGTTAGCAGATGTGTTAGCACAGGTTTTAGAACGCTATTTACTACGTTGGCATGCTGGTTATCAAAAATAA
- the argA gene encoding amino-acid N-acetyltransferase, with translation MPTKSIEKSHNSTQHYVHWFRHSAPYINAHRDKTFVLMFGGEAVRDPNFEHIIHDIALLHSLGIRLILVHGARPQINQNLKDKGIETPFYDNSRITTRESLSCVMSAVGSIRLEIEALLSMGLANSPMYGARIDVVSGNFVTAKPYGIRDGMDFQLTGEVRSIDTDAIHRHLDNDNIVLLGPTGYSTTGEVFNLRAEEVATKTATYIKADKLIFLGEQQGLLNEVGQLLRELSPHQLDYYIQQYQTSSPTLTLHLQEAKKASLSGVHRVHLISYAYDGALIEELFTRDGIGTMITDAHYEEVRMAHIQDVGGLMNLLRPLEEEGILVYRSRERLEQEISQFAVIERDGMILACAALYPIPTEFNETRSAEIACVAVHPSYRKSNRGSQILQFLEEKAKQQGIRQLFVLTTRTAHWFLEHGFHQASVDDLPNARQALYNYQRNSLVFKKLLP, from the coding sequence ATGCCAACTAAGTCCATAGAGAAATCACATAATAGTACCCAACATTATGTACATTGGTTCCGACATTCAGCACCCTATATCAATGCTCACCGCGATAAAACTTTTGTTTTAATGTTTGGTGGTGAAGCAGTTCGCGATCCTAATTTCGAGCACATTATCCACGATATTGCTTTATTACATTCGCTGGGTATTCGCTTAATTTTAGTACACGGCGCACGTCCACAGATTAATCAAAACCTTAAAGATAAAGGAATTGAAACTCCTTTTTATGACAACAGTCGTATTACCACACGCGAGTCATTAAGCTGCGTCATGAGCGCAGTCGGGTCTATCCGTTTAGAAATCGAAGCACTGTTATCTATGGGATTGGCTAATTCTCCAATGTATGGGGCTCGAATAGATGTAGTATCAGGTAATTTCGTAACAGCTAAACCCTACGGTATTCGTGATGGCATGGACTTTCAGCTTACTGGCGAAGTTCGTTCAATAGACACTGACGCGATTCATCGTCATCTTGATAATGACAATATTGTTTTACTTGGCCCGACAGGTTACTCAACCACAGGCGAAGTATTTAATTTAAGAGCTGAAGAAGTTGCGACCAAAACCGCAACCTATATCAAAGCAGACAAATTAATCTTTTTAGGTGAACAACAAGGTTTGCTTAATGAAGTAGGACAATTATTGCGTGAATTAAGTCCACATCAGCTCGACTATTATATCCAACAATATCAAACCAGCAGCCCGACCTTAACCCTGCATTTACAAGAAGCAAAAAAAGCTTCTCTATCAGGTGTACACCGTGTTCATTTAATTTCTTATGCCTATGATGGCGCACTCATTGAAGAACTGTTCACCCGTGATGGTATTGGTACCATGATTACCGATGCGCATTATGAAGAAGTTCGTATGGCGCATATTCAAGATGTCGGTGGATTAATGAATTTATTACGCCCGTTAGAAGAAGAAGGCATTTTGGTTTATCGCTCACGTGAACGTTTGGAACAAGAAATTAGCCAATTTGCTGTAATTGAGCGAGACGGTATGATTTTGGCATGCGCTGCCCTTTATCCAATCCCGACAGAATTTAACGAAACACGTTCAGCAGAAATTGCCTGTGTTGCAGTACATCCAAGTTATCGTAAATCAAATCGCGGTAGCCAGATTTTGCAGTTTCTTGAAGAAAAGGCCAAACAACAAGGTATTCGTCAATTATTTGTGTTAACAACGCGAACTGCCCACTGGTTTTTAGAACATGGCTTTCATCAAGCCAGTGTTGATGACTTACCCAATGCCCGCCAAGCGCTTTATAACTACCAAAGAAATTCATTAGTCTTTAAAAAACTGCTTCCCTAA
- a CDS encoding sulfonate ABC transporter substrate-binding protein, whose product MALLNSTSWAKYSVIAASLAGVMMLGGCAKKEEHTTTTLNIGYQKYGILPILKARGDLEKALKEQGVQVKWVEFPAGPQLLEGLNVGSVSLGEAGEAPPIFAQAANPNLVYVANQPAAPKAEALLVQKDSPIHSIQDLKGKRVALNKGSNVHYLLLKVLEANHLNLSDIQPVYLPPSDARAAFEKGAVDAWVIWDPFFAAAEHQIQARVLATGENLVSNHQFYLADRKFAENNPKVLNTVVQTLNQTTQWVSSHQDEAAKLLEKPTALEFDVLKTSISRMGFGVQPISDKVAQEQQYVADAFYAQKLIPNKLTIQDAILKLK is encoded by the coding sequence ATGGCACTTTTAAATTCCACTTCATGGGCAAAATATTCAGTCATTGCTGCCAGCCTTGCGGGAGTGATGATGCTAGGTGGCTGTGCCAAAAAAGAGGAACACACCACAACAACTTTAAATATTGGATACCAGAAATATGGCATCCTTCCTATTTTAAAAGCACGTGGTGACTTGGAAAAAGCACTAAAAGAACAAGGCGTACAAGTAAAATGGGTTGAGTTTCCTGCGGGTCCTCAATTACTTGAAGGTCTAAATGTAGGAAGCGTTTCGCTCGGTGAAGCAGGTGAAGCTCCTCCTATTTTTGCTCAAGCTGCCAATCCAAATTTAGTCTATGTTGCAAACCAACCTGCTGCGCCAAAAGCAGAAGCTCTACTGGTACAAAAAGACTCTCCTATTCACTCTATTCAAGATTTAAAAGGCAAACGTGTCGCACTGAATAAAGGCTCGAATGTTCACTATCTTTTATTGAAAGTTTTAGAAGCAAATCACCTGAACTTAAGTGATATTCAACCTGTTTATTTACCACCATCAGACGCACGTGCTGCTTTTGAAAAAGGGGCTGTCGATGCATGGGTGATTTGGGACCCGTTCTTTGCCGCGGCTGAACATCAAATTCAAGCTCGAGTTTTAGCAACGGGCGAAAACTTAGTGAGCAATCATCAGTTTTATTTAGCCGATCGTAAATTTGCAGAGAACAATCCAAAAGTTTTAAACACAGTTGTGCAGACACTCAACCAAACCACCCAATGGGTCAGCTCACATCAAGATGAAGCTGCGAAGTTACTCGAAAAACCGACGGCACTTGAGTTTGATGTACTCAAAACTTCTATTTCACGTATGGGTTTTGGCGTTCAACCCATATCTGACAAGGTAGCCCAAGAACAACAATATGTAGCCGATGCCTTTTATGCGCAAAAGCTCATTCCTAATAAGCTCACCATTCAAGATGCCATCTTAAAACTGAAATAA
- the ssuD gene encoding FMNH2-dependent alkanesulfonate monooxygenase, protein MKIFWFIPTHGDSRYLGTSKGARQVDHAYMKQIAVAVDNLGYEGVLIPTGRSCEDPWITAASLIDATQHLKFLVALRPGVTTPALAARMAATFDRLSNGRVLLNLVTGGDEAELRGDGLYEDHSTRYQTANEYVKIWREILTRSHTGEAFTFHGERLQVDDAKLLYPPVQKPYPPLWFGGSSDVAVDLAAEQVDTYLTWGEPPAAVKQKIEHVRAKAETKGRKLTYGIRLHVIVRETNEQAWAAANELIQYLDDATIAAAQKKFAQMDSVGQQRMAALHGGNRDKLEVSPNLWAGIGLVRGGAGTALVGDPETVAARIQEYADLGIDTFIFSGYPHLEESIRFAELVFPLLPIETQAKLAQPNLTGPFGEIIANNYVPDEKKQNSSVKEPA, encoded by the coding sequence ATGAAAATTTTCTGGTTTATTCCTACCCACGGTGATAGTCGCTATTTAGGTACAAGTAAAGGCGCTCGTCAGGTTGACCATGCCTATATGAAGCAAATTGCTGTGGCGGTTGATAATTTAGGTTACGAAGGCGTACTTATTCCAACAGGCCGTTCATGTGAAGATCCATGGATTACCGCAGCGAGTCTGATTGATGCAACGCAGCACCTTAAGTTTTTAGTCGCATTACGTCCAGGGGTAACAACTCCAGCTTTGGCTGCACGTATGGCTGCAACATTCGACCGTTTGTCCAATGGCCGCGTGTTACTCAACTTAGTGACTGGTGGCGATGAAGCAGAACTACGTGGTGATGGTTTATATGAAGATCACTCAACACGTTATCAAACTGCCAATGAATACGTAAAAATCTGGCGTGAAATTTTGACACGTTCGCATACGGGTGAAGCGTTTACTTTTCATGGTGAACGCCTACAAGTCGATGATGCAAAACTGCTTTACCCGCCTGTTCAAAAACCTTACCCACCACTTTGGTTCGGTGGTTCTTCTGATGTCGCGGTCGATCTCGCAGCTGAGCAAGTAGATACTTACCTTACATGGGGGGAACCACCTGCAGCAGTTAAACAAAAGATCGAACATGTTCGTGCTAAAGCTGAGACTAAAGGCCGCAAATTAACTTATGGCATTCGCTTGCATGTCATTGTTCGTGAAACCAACGAGCAAGCTTGGGCAGCAGCGAACGAACTTATTCAATATCTGGATGATGCAACCATTGCCGCAGCACAGAAAAAATTTGCACAAATGGACTCGGTCGGTCAACAACGTATGGCTGCACTACACGGCGGTAACCGAGACAAACTAGAAGTCTCTCCAAACCTTTGGGCAGGTATTGGTTTAGTCCGTGGTGGCGCAGGTACAGCACTTGTCGGTGATCCTGAAACAGTTGCGGCTCGTATTCAGGAATATGCAGACCTTGGTATTGATACTTTTATTTTCTCGGGCTATCCACATCTTGAAGAGTCAATTCGTTTTGCCGAGTTAGTATTCCCGCTATTACCAATCGAGACCCAAGCTAAACTTGCTCAGCCAAATTTAACCGGACCATTTGGTGAGATTATTGCCAACAACTATGTTCCAGACGAGAAGAAGCAAAATAGTTCCGTCAAGGAGCCTGCATGA
- a CDS encoding RcnB family protein gives MKKLTTAIVLSMSGLIATTAMAAPNDHDRHGNYPNHEVRPVQVIHKDDHANIWREGQVVPHQYQHPRYAIDYRSHDRLNKPGRFQKWYKVNGNYVLVNEQSHKIIKVVH, from the coding sequence ATGAAAAAACTAACAACAGCAATTGTTCTTTCAATGAGTGGTTTAATCGCAACAACAGCAATGGCTGCACCAAATGATCATGACCGTCATGGTAACTATCCAAATCATGAAGTCAGACCAGTTCAAGTAATTCACAAAGATGACCATGCTAATATCTGGCGAGAAGGTCAAGTTGTTCCACATCAATATCAGCACCCACGTTATGCAATTGACTACCGTTCACATGATAGATTAAACAAGCCGGGGCGTTTTCAAAAATGGTATAAAGTGAACGGGAACTATGTACTGGTAAATGAACAAAGCCATAAAATTATTAAAGTCGTTCATTAA
- a CDS encoding TetR family transcriptional regulator C-terminal domain-containing protein, with product MQQMEQKKSTQKRNQLLAAALDVFSLYGFTGASLDEIAQLADMHKSNIFYYYENKESLYVEVLTTVLQKWLAPLQTLEAELEPAEALSHYLIQKIELSRSQPKASRLFALEIIQGAPHILPILKGPLKKLFKRKAKVIQTWQEEGKISPDIDPELLILNIWGLTQNYADFATQMEMVTGKTLRNRSMFQRSIEHTVHLMLYGVLPR from the coding sequence ATGCAGCAAATGGAACAAAAGAAGAGTACCCAAAAGCGCAATCAGCTTCTTGCTGCCGCCCTTGATGTGTTTTCACTATATGGGTTCACTGGCGCAAGTCTGGATGAAATTGCCCAACTCGCTGACATGCATAAGTCGAATATTTTCTATTACTATGAAAATAAAGAGTCTTTATATGTGGAAGTGCTCACCACCGTTTTGCAAAAATGGCTAGCCCCCTTACAAACCTTAGAAGCTGAGTTAGAACCAGCCGAAGCCTTATCTCATTATTTAATTCAAAAAATCGAACTTTCTCGTAGCCAACCCAAAGCTTCTCGACTATTTGCGCTAGAAATTATTCAAGGGGCACCGCACATTTTGCCTATATTGAAAGGACCTTTGAAAAAGCTATTTAAACGCAAAGCAAAGGTTATTCAAACTTGGCAAGAAGAAGGAAAAATTTCACCAGATATCGATCCGGAACTCTTAATCTTAAACATTTGGGGGCTTACGCAAAACTATGCTGATTTTGCAACTCAAATGGAAATGGTAACTGGAAAAACGCTTCGCAACCGTAGCATGTTCCAACGCTCAATTGAACATACCGTACACTTGATGCTCTACGGCGTATTGCCTCGTTAA
- the ribF gene encoding bifunctional riboflavin kinase/FAD synthetase, whose translation MKLLRLNALSPNFQLPQTAVTIGNFDGVHLGHQAMIAQLKKIAAAQGLKTLVMIFEPQPLEFFKGYDAPPRINSLREKVEYLAELGVDYIAVAKFDQHFRSMSASAFADLLKDKLNAQALVLGDDFHFGKDRQGNSEFLKNYGFQVTNLHTVEFEGERVSSTRIRQVLQVGNLALAAKLLGRPYSITGRVQYGDQIGRTLDFPTINVRLNRHKPCLNGIYGVEVICETTSLTQKVLQDSPEKPGIAGYHENSLYGAGHVGTRPAIQQEHPEWRLEVHFPDVSANLYGLFMRVTFLHYLHGELNYPSLEALKAGIDNDVQQLRQYRNDTTQFPF comes from the coding sequence ATGAAACTGCTTCGTCTTAATGCGTTATCGCCCAATTTCCAGTTGCCGCAAACAGCGGTAACGATTGGTAATTTTGATGGTGTCCACTTAGGTCACCAAGCGATGATTGCTCAACTCAAAAAAATTGCTGCAGCACAAGGCTTAAAAACATTGGTCATGATTTTTGAGCCCCAACCGCTTGAGTTTTTTAAAGGCTACGATGCTCCTCCTCGTATTAACTCATTACGGGAAAAGGTCGAATACCTAGCCGAGCTTGGAGTTGACTACATTGCGGTTGCTAAATTTGATCAGCATTTCCGTAGTATGAGCGCGTCTGCATTTGCAGATTTATTAAAAGACAAATTAAATGCTCAAGCTTTGGTTTTAGGAGATGACTTCCATTTCGGCAAAGACCGTCAAGGTAACAGCGAATTCCTAAAAAATTACGGCTTTCAAGTCACAAATTTACATACGGTTGAATTCGAAGGTGAACGCGTCAGTTCAACTCGTATTCGCCAAGTGCTTCAGGTAGGAAATCTTGCCTTAGCTGCTAAATTATTAGGCCGTCCATACAGTATTACCGGACGTGTTCAATATGGAGACCAGATTGGACGAACTCTGGATTTTCCAACCATTAATGTTCGTCTCAACCGCCATAAGCCTTGTTTAAATGGTATTTATGGCGTTGAAGTGATTTGCGAAACAACTTCACTAACTCAAAAAGTGCTTCAGGACTCGCCTGAAAAACCAGGAATTGCCGGATATCATGAAAATAGCCTCTATGGTGCAGGTCATGTCGGTACTCGTCCTGCCATTCAGCAAGAACATCCGGAGTGGAGATTAGAAGTACATTTCCCTGATGTTTCTGCTAATCTGTATGGCTTATTTATGCGGGTGACTTTTCTTCACTATCTTCATGGTGAATTGAACTACCCTTCGCTTGAGGCACTTAAGGCAGGAATTGATAATGACGTGCAACAATTACGACAATATCGTAACGACACGACACAATTTCCTTTTTAA
- a CDS encoding ATP-binding cassette domain-containing protein, whose protein sequence is MTNLNLNINQNDVELIPENRTESQEPVVGAEILIEQLYKFYGEVKVLEDLDLHIQPGEFLAIVGRSGCGKSTLLRLIAQLEKASFGEIKFKSARHLREGITNDDIRVMFQDPRLLPWRNILQNVQLGLPKAQHALAEELLEKVGLKEKSGQWPSQLSGGQRQRTALARALSHTPRILLLDEPLGALDALTRLEMQSLIERLWKEQGFTAILVTHDVSEAVQLADRIILLDKGQIAQSFQVNLPRPRKKSITFAQLEQQVLDAVLAT, encoded by the coding sequence ATGACAAATCTGAATTTAAATATTAATCAGAATGACGTAGAGCTCATTCCAGAAAACCGTACAGAATCACAAGAGCCTGTTGTAGGCGCAGAAATTCTGATTGAACAACTTTATAAATTCTATGGCGAGGTAAAGGTCCTTGAAGATCTTGACCTTCATATTCAACCGGGCGAGTTTTTAGCGATTGTTGGTCGCAGTGGTTGTGGCAAAAGTACCCTATTACGTCTAATTGCCCAACTTGAAAAAGCCAGTTTTGGAGAGATCAAATTTAAATCTGCCCGACATTTGCGTGAAGGCATTACTAACGATGATATTCGAGTCATGTTCCAAGACCCACGTTTACTTCCTTGGAGAAATATTCTTCAAAATGTTCAACTAGGTTTACCTAAAGCCCAACATGCTTTAGCAGAAGAATTACTCGAAAAAGTCGGCTTAAAAGAAAAATCGGGACAATGGCCTTCACAACTATCAGGGGGCCAACGCCAGCGTACAGCCTTAGCACGCGCTCTGTCTCATACGCCACGCATTTTGTTGCTAGATGAACCTTTAGGCGCATTAGACGCACTAACTCGTCTTGAGATGCAAAGCTTAATTGAACGTTTATGGAAAGAGCAAGGTTTTACTGCCATTTTGGTCACACACGATGTGAGTGAAGCAGTGCAATTAGCTGACCGTATTATCCTATTAGATAAAGGCCAAATTGCTCAAAGTTTCCAAGTTAATTTGCCACGCCCGCGTAAAAAAAGCATAACTTTTGCTCAGCTCGAACAACAAGTACTCGACGCGGTTTTAGCAACTTAA
- a CDS encoding RcnB family protein: MKKLFTTLTLCITVLTTSMASFADPPFERGHGQKGPKGGPRGEWNDRGHKFDRDNDEDHFRDERRMREERGFERLKQHRWQPGYVMPQHYRGNGYKVDYKDSNLPKPDRNQQWYKINNDYILVDTDSNSIVSIRGL, from the coding sequence ATGAAAAAGTTGTTCACGACCTTAACCCTTTGCATAACTGTACTGACAACCAGTATGGCAAGCTTTGCCGATCCTCCTTTTGAACGAGGACATGGTCAAAAAGGTCCGAAAGGTGGACCCCGTGGTGAGTGGAATGATCGTGGGCATAAATTTGACCGTGACAACGATGAAGATCATTTTCGCGATGAACGCCGTATGCGTGAAGAGCGTGGTTTTGAACGTCTTAAACAACATCGTTGGCAGCCGGGCTATGTCATGCCACAGCATTATCGCGGCAATGGTTATAAGGTTGACTATAAAGACAGCAACTTGCCTAAACCAGACCGTAACCAACAATGGTACAAAATCAACAATGATTATATTTTAGTCGACACAGACTCTAACAGTATTGTTAGTATTCGTGGATTATAA
- a CDS encoding 5'-methylthioadenosine/S-adenosylhomocysteine nucleosidase gives MNKDIALIMALPNESKGLFEQAGIEVHYSGIGKVNAAFKAFEVIQKTGCKTLINLGSAGSSAFNRHDLVEVKTFVQRDMDVSPLGFAVGVTPLDDHLAAEIHLQPHFADLPKGICGTGDSFETGQPKVACDVVDMEGYALAKVCHKLGVRLISVKYITDGADDTAHLDWEENLLLGAQKLLALYQNHF, from the coding sequence ATGAACAAAGATATCGCTTTAATTATGGCACTTCCTAATGAATCTAAAGGTTTATTTGAGCAAGCAGGCATCGAAGTTCATTACAGTGGTATCGGTAAGGTCAATGCTGCCTTTAAAGCGTTTGAAGTTATTCAAAAAACAGGGTGTAAGACTTTAATTAACTTAGGTTCGGCAGGAAGCTCTGCATTTAATCGACATGATTTGGTCGAAGTAAAAACTTTTGTACAACGTGATATGGATGTTTCACCACTAGGGTTTGCAGTGGGCGTAACGCCGCTAGATGATCATTTGGCTGCTGAAATTCATCTACAACCGCATTTTGCTGATTTGCCAAAAGGTATTTGTGGAACAGGTGACTCATTTGAAACGGGTCAGCCAAAAGTGGCTTGTGATGTAGTGGATATGGAAGGGTATGCCTTAGCCAAAGTTTGCCATAAGCTAGGCGTACGCCTGATTTCCGTTAAATATATTACCGATGGCGCAGATGATACGGCGCATTTAGATTGGGAAGAAAATTTATTATTAGGTGCACAAAAGCTTTTAGCACTTTATCAAAATCATTTTTAA
- a CDS encoding sulfonate ABC transporter substrate-binding protein produces MQHQSLFYKSQWTQLVKRFSAVAILGLTIAAPAWAIDPTVKELRIGFQKSSINFAIAKQQKLFEQEFPNAKITWNEFPAGPQILEALAVGSLDIGVTGDTPPVYAQAAGKPLYYIAYEAAKPLASAILVPKNSQVTQLKDLKGKRIALQKGSSSHYLLVQAVRKAGLKWSDITPIWLTPADARAAFQKGAVDAWAIWDPYFASAQLEDQARVLASGKGLSPNYTFYLAAPNFVKQYPKAVPELIKQINQADKWVQSHQNETASAIGQSTGLKPATSDLFIKRRPRPSAAAPLNSKVIAEQQQLADIFTQQGIIPKPISIKQAVWGAK; encoded by the coding sequence ATGCAACATCAGTCATTATTTTATAAGAGTCAGTGGACTCAATTAGTTAAGCGCTTTAGCGCAGTCGCTATATTAGGTTTAACAATTGCCGCACCTGCTTGGGCAATTGACCCAACTGTAAAAGAACTTCGTATCGGTTTTCAAAAAAGCTCGATTAACTTTGCAATTGCCAAACAGCAAAAATTATTTGAACAAGAATTTCCAAATGCCAAAATCACGTGGAATGAGTTCCCTGCTGGTCCTCAAATTTTAGAAGCCTTGGCTGTTGGCTCACTCGATATCGGAGTCACGGGAGATACACCTCCGGTCTACGCTCAGGCAGCTGGCAAACCTTTATATTACATTGCCTATGAAGCGGCTAAACCATTGGCATCAGCAATTTTAGTTCCTAAAAACTCACAGGTAACTCAACTTAAAGACCTGAAAGGCAAGCGTATTGCACTGCAAAAAGGTTCTAGCTCACATTATTTACTCGTACAAGCAGTGCGAAAAGCAGGCCTAAAATGGAGCGACATTACGCCAATCTGGCTTACTCCTGCCGATGCTCGCGCAGCATTCCAAAAAGGTGCTGTTGACGCATGGGCAATTTGGGATCCTTACTTCGCTTCAGCACAATTAGAAGATCAAGCTCGTGTTCTTGCATCAGGTAAAGGTTTAAGCCCGAACTATACCTTTTACTTAGCCGCTCCAAATTTTGTTAAGCAATATCCTAAAGCTGTTCCTGAACTCATCAAACAGATTAATCAAGCAGACAAATGGGTTCAAAGCCATCAAAACGAAACGGCGAGCGCGATTGGCCAAAGTACAGGACTTAAACCTGCAACCAGCGACTTATTTATTAAACGTCGTCCACGTCCATCAGCAGCAGCTCCCCTTAATAGCAAAGTCATTGCTGAACAGCAGCAGCTCGCAGACATCTTTACTCAACAAGGCATCATTCCAAAACCAATCAGCATTAAACAAGCTGTTTGGGGTGCCAAGTAA
- a CDS encoding TDT family transporter has translation MKRPFYQLNQSKDVIRHFTPNWFTATMGTGVVSMILIQLPFAKTFLFMLATLLWQFNIVLFSVFSALYLLRWFLFPHEAKQIFNHPNMSLFLGAIPMGLATILNGFLSFGIGLYGEVAIHIAQTLWYIDVFLALAIAWIIPFCMFSRQNHQLHTMTAIWLLPVVACEVAASSVGMLVAHLPADLHSFHLLMAGYVLWGISVLPAFAILTILMLRMALHQLPEKEVAISSWLSLGPIGTGALGLLLLGEQAQRVVVHVGFPQFANVFQALGVVGSLVLLGFGLWWLGLAILTTLRHAKTGIPFNLGWWGLTFPLGVFILALFNLSHQVEIVFLQYAAVALSILLLVMWSVVMKKTLAGAYSGQLFFSPCLIALQQKMQ, from the coding sequence ATGAAAAGACCCTTTTACCAATTAAATCAAAGTAAAGATGTTATACGGCATTTTACCCCAAATTGGTTTACAGCAACTATGGGTACGGGGGTGGTCAGCATGATTTTAATTCAGCTGCCATTTGCCAAAACATTTTTATTTATGTTGGCGACGCTGTTATGGCAATTCAATATTGTCCTATTTAGTGTTTTTTCAGCACTCTATTTATTGCGGTGGTTCCTTTTCCCACATGAAGCAAAGCAAATCTTTAATCATCCAAATATGAGCTTGTTTTTAGGGGCGATCCCGATGGGGCTTGCAACTATATTGAATGGTTTCTTAAGCTTTGGCATCGGGCTTTACGGTGAAGTGGCAATCCATATTGCTCAAACTTTATGGTATATCGATGTCTTTTTAGCTTTAGCCATTGCTTGGATTATACCGTTTTGCATGTTTAGCCGTCAGAACCATCAACTACATACCATGACCGCAATTTGGTTGTTACCTGTAGTTGCATGCGAAGTGGCTGCAAGCTCTGTGGGCATGTTGGTTGCACATTTACCAGCAGATTTACACAGCTTTCATTTATTAATGGCGGGCTACGTACTTTGGGGAATCTCTGTTTTACCTGCATTCGCTATTTTGACGATTTTAATGTTGCGTATGGCTTTGCACCAGTTACCAGAAAAAGAAGTGGCGATTTCTAGCTGGCTGTCTTTAGGTCCAATTGGCACAGGTGCTTTAGGTCTATTGTTGCTAGGTGAACAGGCACAAAGAGTGGTTGTACATGTCGGTTTTCCTCAATTTGCCAATGTTTTTCAAGCGCTAGGTGTTGTAGGTAGCCTTGTACTATTAGGCTTTGGGCTATGGTGGCTTGGTCTTGCGATTTTAACAACGCTTCGTCATGCAAAGACAGGTATTCCATTTAATTTAGGTTGGTGGGGCTTAACCTTTCCACTTGGCGTATTTATTTTGGCTTTATTTAACTTAAGTCATCAAGTTGAAATCGTATTTTTACAATACGCTGCTGTAGCATTGAGTATTTTATTGCTGGTGATGTGGAGCGTTGTAATGAAGAAAACCTTAGCTGGAGCTTATAGCGGTCAACTGTTCTTCTCTCCATGTTTAATTGCTTTACAACAAAAAATGCAGTAG